Proteins found in one Streptococcus anginosus subsp. whileyi MAS624 genomic segment:
- a CDS encoding alpha/beta hydrolase, which yields MAFFEIEYHSAVLEMERRVNVIYPDADAVAPSQIADMDIPVLYLLHGMGGNENSWRKRTNIERLLRHTNLIVIMPSTDLAWYTNTAYGLNYYDAIAKELPEVMQRFFPNMSRKREKTFIAGLSMGGYGAYKIALTTDRFSYAGSFSGAIGLGLDDVDIEELPGGTLNYWQGVFGDLKAADVKRHFLTTMAKKSDKKTKFYAWCGEQDFLYQANEVAVKQLRECGLDITYHHNPGKHEWYYWENQLEEFLKWLPIDFEVEERLS from the coding sequence ATGGCATTTTTTGAAATAGAATATCATTCAGCAGTACTAGAAATGGAGCGTCGTGTCAATGTCATCTATCCTGATGCGGATGCAGTAGCCCCCAGTCAGATAGCAGATATGGATATTCCCGTTCTTTACCTTTTGCACGGCATGGGAGGCAATGAAAATTCGTGGCGAAAACGGACGAATATTGAGCGTTTACTGCGCCATACAAATTTAATTGTCATTATGCCGTCAACAGATCTTGCTTGGTACACCAATACTGCTTATGGATTGAATTATTATGATGCCATAGCAAAAGAATTGCCTGAGGTTATGCAGCGATTCTTCCCCAATATGAGTCGGAAACGGGAGAAAACATTTATTGCAGGTCTGTCAATGGGAGGTTATGGGGCTTATAAAATAGCCTTGACGACAGATCGATTCTCTTATGCAGGGTCATTTTCAGGCGCTATTGGGCTCGGTCTAGATGATGTGGACATAGAAGAACTTCCAGGTGGGACGCTCAACTATTGGCAAGGTGTGTTTGGCGATTTGAAAGCAGCTGATGTCAAGCGGCATTTTTTGACGACAATGGCAAAGAAGTCAGATAAAAAGACTAAATTTTACGCTTGGTGTGGGGAGCAGGATTTTCTTTATCAAGCAAATGAAGTAGCTGTTAAACAATTGCGCGAATGTGGCTTAGATATCACCTATCATCATAATCCGGGAAAGCATGAGTGGTATTATTGGGAAAATCAACTAGAAGAATTTCTGAAATGGTTGCCGATTGATTTTGAAGTGGAGGAGCGCTTATCCTAA
- a CDS encoding matrixin family metalloprotease, translating into MRFIFRIFSALLRLIWRLVYSLALTALFLVGILYIMSPSKSSFSTTLQQDVSQIYRYVSGQDSQLGVGQNVKDLTKQLSDNHVHQASGVRWDTASATVYIDTQDETFRSAYQEAIRAWNQTGAFTFQIVNDKNQANIVATEMNDGTVSAAGEAESQTNLLTKRFTNVTVRLNRYYLLNSQYGYSYERIVNTAEHELGHAIGLEHNEEKSVMQSSGSFYGIQAVDVQAVKELYQA; encoded by the coding sequence ATGAGGTTTATATTTCGAATATTTTCAGCGCTGTTGCGCTTGATATGGCGTTTAGTTTATAGTCTTGCATTAACAGCACTCTTTTTAGTCGGAATCTTGTATATCATGAGTCCTTCTAAAAGCAGTTTTTCGACAACACTTCAGCAAGATGTCAGTCAAATTTATCGATATGTAAGTGGACAGGATAGTCAGCTAGGCGTCGGGCAAAATGTGAAAGACCTGACCAAACAGCTATCGGACAATCATGTTCATCAAGCGTCTGGTGTCCGATGGGACACAGCAAGCGCTACGGTTTATATAGATACACAAGATGAGACATTTCGCTCAGCTTATCAAGAAGCCATTCGTGCTTGGAATCAAACAGGTGCTTTTACTTTTCAGATTGTAAATGATAAAAATCAAGCCAATATTGTGGCGACAGAGATGAATGATGGTACGGTGAGTGCGGCAGGTGAGGCAGAATCACAAACTAATTTATTGACGAAACGCTTCACAAATGTAACGGTTCGACTAAATCGTTACTATCTATTGAATAGTCAATATGGCTACTCTTATGAGCGAATCGTAAACACAGCAGAACACGAACTGGGACATGCGATTGGATTGGAGCATAATGAAGAAAAATCCGTCATGCAATCTTCTGGCTCGTTTTACGGGATTCAAGCAGTAGATGTTCAAGCAGTAAAGGAGTTGTATCAAGCATAG